A window of Helicoverpa armigera isolate CAAS_96S chromosome 30, ASM3070526v1, whole genome shotgun sequence contains these coding sequences:
- the LOC110380694 gene encoding protein TEX261 translates to MLFLYLLSILSLAVQAVFVTLAIAAGLYYLAELVEEYTVMAKYIITWTVVATAGFHIGLQLFEDIPLHLNALGLLQQLLHGLLLRDFPVVRISSVAFITSVLTLILHHYLAFKFFGAVYYSFSEVLAYFTLCLWVVPFAMFVSLSANDYVLPTTGEKQPLLLGDNNVLTDYLSRKSKRYSLLSFFSYAKDSILPQRSKKAF, encoded by the exons atgttattcctttacttattaagtattttatcatTAGCTGTCCAAGCTGTGTTCGTCACATTGGCGATAG CGGCTGGACTATATTACTTAGCGGAATTAGTGGAAGAATACACAGTAATGGCCAAATATATAATCACATGGACAGTTGTT GCAACAGCCGGCTTCCACATAGGCCTGCAACTCTTCGAAGACATTCCCCTCCATCTGAACGCGCTAGGGCTCCTGCAGCAACTACTGCACGGTCTGCTACTAAGAGACTTCCCGGTAGTCAGAATATCGAGTGTGGCGTTCATAACATCGGTGCTGACTCTCATACTACATCATTATTTGGCTTTCAAGTTCTTTGGAGCTGTGTATTATAGTTTTTCTGag GTATTAGCATACTTCACGCTATGTCTGTGGGTGGTGCCTTTCGCAATGTTCGTTTCGCTGTCTGCGAACGACTACGTTTTGCCCACCACTGGGGAAAAACAACCACTGTTGTTAG GTGACAACAACGTCTTAACAGATTACCTATCAAGAAAATCAAAGAGATACAGTCTGCTATCATTCTTCAGTTACGCTAAGGATTCAATTCTGCCGCAGCGAAGCAAGAAAGCTTTctga
- the LOC110380698 gene encoding hemolin codes for MAPVTKGLILAACIVLCTAQPLEKREATQLPVLKDQPAEVLFRADNYSTVLLECATEGREKDVKYSWHKNGQPFDWEKAGHIAQRPGEGSIMFFNPQPSDEGKYQCFVETPSGTASTRIISLKRAFINAQKVETKEHTPTEGKPYKLECPIPESYPKPKIVWKTQLKSDPSIVEEFLSRRITLSPDGTLWFSNITESDVSPSFKYVCFAQTPASSEDVVLAEHFLKSMVQDKTPQNGELVPQYVSNDMMAKAGDVTMIYCIYGGTPLGFPSWYKDGKDADGKPGDRVTAYNRTSGKRLLIKETLLEDAGEYACIVDNGVGKKQTHKMRLTVVSAPKLSKKAEKVVTVKEGQDMSIPCQVTGLPEPKVSFTYNAKPLGDRATYKNGVLTIKNAKKSDTGYYGCKAENEHGDLYAETLVHVA; via the exons ATGGCTCCCGTTACGAAGGGTTTGATCTTAGCTGCGTGCAtagttttat GCACAGCGCAACCACTAGAGAAGAGAGAGGCAACACAACTGCCAGTCCTGAAGGACCAGCCCGCTGAGGTGCTGTTCAGAGCTGACAACTATTCCACGGTGCTGCTGGAATGCGCCACTGAGGGTCGAGAGAAGGATGTCAA GTACTCATGGCACAAAAACGGGCAACCCTTCGACTGGGAGAAAGCTGGTCACATTGCCCAACGCCCCGGAGAAGGAAGCATCATGTTCTTCAACCCTCAACCCTCAGACGAGGGGAAATACCAGTGCTTCGTGGAAACTCCTTCAGGCACAGCCAGCACTCGTATCATCAGCTTGAAGAGAGCCTTTATCAACGCCCAAAAAGTGGAAACAAAAGAGCATACACCCACTGAAGGAAAACCTTACAAGCTAGAGTGCCCTATCCCAGAATCCTATCCCAAACCAAAGATAGTTTGGAAGACGCAACTCAAATCTGATCCATCAATCGTTGAGGAGTTCTTAAGCCGTAGAATCACGCTGTCTCCCGATGGTACTCTCTGGTTCTCTAACATTACTGAATCAGATGTCAGTCCCAgctttaagtatgtatgttttgcCCAAACCCCTGCGTCTAGTGAAGATGTGGTGTTAGCTGAGCATTTCCTGAAGAGTATGGTGCAGGATAAGACTCCGCAGAATGGGGAGTTAGTGCCTCAATATGTGAGCAACGATATGATGGCCAAAGCTGGTGATGTTACCATGATTTACTGCATCTATGGTGGGAC TCCCCTCGGCTTCCCAAGCTGGTACAAAGACGGCAAGGATGCGGACGGCAAGCCTGGAGACCGAGTCACAGCATACAACAGGACCAGTGGCAAGAGGCTGCTCATCAAGGAGACCCTTCTCGAAGACGCTGGTGAATACGCCTGCATCGTGGACAATGGCGTCGGGAAGAAGCAGACTCATAAAATGAGGTTGACTGTAGTCA GTGCACCAAAACTCTCAAAGAAAGCTGAAAAAGTGGTCACCGTGAAAGAAGGCCAAGATATGTCTATACCTTGCCAAGTGACCGGCTTGCCAGAACCCAAAGTATCTTTTACATACAACGCTAAACCTCTGGGCGACAGAGCCACTTACAAAAATGGCGTTTTGACCATTAAAAACGCCAAGAAGAGCGACACTGGGTACTATGGATGCAAAGCTGAGAATGAACATGGAGACTTGTATGCTGAGACCCTAGTCCATGTCGCTTAG